A stretch of the Clarias gariepinus isolate MV-2021 ecotype Netherlands chromosome 26, CGAR_prim_01v2, whole genome shotgun sequence genome encodes the following:
- the ube2wb gene encoding probable ubiquitin-conjugating enzyme E2 W-B isoform X1 produces the protein MASMQVKKRLQKELLALQNDPPPGMTLNEKSVENTITQWVIDMEGASGTLYEGEKFQLLFKFSSRYPFDSPQVMFTGENIPVHPHIYSNGHICLSILTEDWSPALSVQSVCLSIISMLSSCKEKRRPPDNSFYVRTCNKNPKKTKWWYHDDTC, from the exons ATGGCGTCCATGCAGGTAAAG AAACGGCTTCAGAAAGAACTGTTGGCTTTGCAGAACGATCCTCCTCCTGGAATGACTCTTAATGAGAAAAGTGTAGAGAATACCATAACACA GTGGGTCATTGATATGGAAGGAGCCTCTGGCACTCTGTACGAAGGAGAAAAATTCCAGTTGCTTTTCAAATTCAGTAGTCGCTATCCGTTTGACTCGCCTCAG gtAATGTTTACAGGAGAGAACATACCCGTCCATCCTCATATTTATAGCAACGGCCACATCTGCCTGTCCATTCTAACAGAGGACTGGTCACCAGCGCTGTCCGTCCAGTCAGTGTGTTTAAGCATTATCAGCATGCTGTCCAGCTGCAAGGAGAAg AGACGGCCTCCTGATAACTCCTTTTATGTAAGGACGTGTAACAAAAACCCAAAGAAGACTAAATGGTGGTATCATG ATGACACTTGTTGA
- the dcaf11 gene encoding DDB1- and CUL4-associated factor 11, with protein MGSQSSSGMSGRGSSGNPDQSDPDSNQNQSTTPRSRRGTERASASDEDVDLAQVLAYLLRRGQVRLVHGSGATGLQLVQSISDSDEDSDGAWEGRLGHRYDPPVDSHPDTQELDRSEIRTQILLATASSHTRNKHSFTHMLNQREQGRCHGSSFSHGECSRIRSHFLPNYVAHKDTYQQKAFCGVYSEDGNLFLSACQDQNIRLYDTSRGKFHLKRTVKARDVGWSVLDVCFTPDSRSVLYSSWSDYIHVCSIDGESETHTALALNPDERRFCVFSLAASTDSREVLGGANDGCLYVFDRELNKRTLKIDAHEDDVNAVAFADASSQLLFSGSDDALCKVWDRRTLREHAPQPVGVLAGHRDGITFIHSKGDARYLISNSKDQTIKLWDVRKFSPKEGLAASRLAVTQQNWDYRWQQVPQRALKRHKLTGDTSVMTYRGHGVLHTLIRCRFSPEFSTGQKFIYSGCSTGKIIIYDVLTGHVVSKLTGHDACVRDVSWHPYQDNIISSSWDGAIRLWEHRHNHLLDTERERVSECRPEKTTEQK; from the exons ATGGGCTCCCAGTCCAGTTCTGGCATGTCCGGTCGCGGCTCGAGCGGGAACCCGGACCAGTCAGACCCAGATTCGAACCAAAATCAGTCCACAACCCCGAGGAGCCGCAGGGGAACCGAGAGAGCGTCGGCATCTGACGAGGACGTCGATCTAGCGCAAGTACTGGCGTACCTACTGAGAAG GGGCCAGGTTAGGCTGGTCCATGGCAGCGGTGCAACAGGGTTACAGCTTGTCCAGTCGATCTCCGACTCGGATGAGGACAGCGATGGAGCATGGGAGGGACGGCTAGGACATCGATATGATCCTCCTG tGGATTCGCACCCAGACACTCAGGAGCTGGACCGCAGCGAGATCCGCACTCAGATCCTTTTAGCCACAGCGTCCTCACACACGAGGAACAAGcacagcttcacacacatgctTAATCAG CGGGAGCAGGGACGCTGTCATGGATCCAGCTTCTCTCATGGGGAATGTAGCCGTATTCGCTCACA TTTCCTGCCTAACTATGTGGCACACAAGGACACTTATCAGCAGAAAGCATTTTGTGGAGTGTACAGTGAGGATGGAAACCTTTTCCTCTCTGCATGCCAAG ACCAGAACATTCGGCTGTACGACACCAGCCGGGGCAAATTCCACCTGAAGCGCACGGTGAAGGCGCGAGACGTGGGCTGGAGTGTTTTAGACGTGTGTTTCACACCTGATTCACGCTCCGTTCTCTACTCCAGCTGGTCTGATTACA TCCACGTTTGCAGTATAGATGGCGAGAGTGAAACGCACACCGCCCTGGCCCTCAA CCCAGATGAAAGAAGGTTCTGCGTGTTCTCACTCGCGGCATCCACAGACAGCAGAGAGGTTCTGGGCGG AGCGAACGATGGTTGTCTTTACGTATTTGACCGTGAGCTGAACAAGAGAACTTTAAAA attgACGCTCACGAGGACGACGTAAACGCCGTTGCCTTTGCCGACGCCTCGTCTCAGCTGCTGTTTTCAGGCAGTGATGACGCGCTGTGCAAAGTGTGGGACCGACGCACACTGAGAGAACACGCACCTCAACCAGTAGGAGTATTGGCAGGACACAGAGACGGAATCACCTTCATACACAgcaag GGTGATGCCCGGTATCTCATCAGTAATTCAAAGGATCAGACAATTAAGCTGTGGGATGTGAGGAAGTTTTCTCCTAAAGAAGGCCTCGCAGCATCACGGCTCGCCGTCACACAGCAGAACTGGGACTACCGCTGGCAGCAGGTCCCACAGAGAG CTTTGAAGAGGCACAAACTGACCGGTGACACATCAGTCATGACGTATCGAGGCCACGGTGTTCTTCACACGCTCATCCGCTGCCGTTTCTCCCCTGAGTTCAGCACAGGACAGAAGTTCATCTACAGTGGCTGCTCAACcgggaaaataatca TTTACGATGTTCTTACAGGACATGTCGTGTCCAAACTGACGGGTCACGACGCGTGTGTGAGAGACGTCAGCTGGCACCCATACCAGGATAACATCATCAGCAGCTCT TGGGATGGTGCAATCCGCTTGTGGGAGCACAGACACAATCACCTGCTGGATACGGAGAGGGAGCGAGTGAGCGAATGCAGGCCGGAAAAGACGACAGAGCAGAAGTGA
- the ube2wb gene encoding probable ubiquitin-conjugating enzyme E2 W-B isoform X3, with product MTLNEKSVENTITQWVIDMEGASGTLYEGEKFQLLFKFSSRYPFDSPQVMFTGENIPVHPHIYSNGHICLSILTEDWSPALSVQSVCLSIISMLSSCKEKRRPPDNSFYVRTCNKNPKKTKWWYHDDTC from the exons ATGACTCTTAATGAGAAAAGTGTAGAGAATACCATAACACA GTGGGTCATTGATATGGAAGGAGCCTCTGGCACTCTGTACGAAGGAGAAAAATTCCAGTTGCTTTTCAAATTCAGTAGTCGCTATCCGTTTGACTCGCCTCAG gtAATGTTTACAGGAGAGAACATACCCGTCCATCCTCATATTTATAGCAACGGCCACATCTGCCTGTCCATTCTAACAGAGGACTGGTCACCAGCGCTGTCCGTCCAGTCAGTGTGTTTAAGCATTATCAGCATGCTGTCCAGCTGCAAGGAGAAg AGACGGCCTCCTGATAACTCCTTTTATGTAAGGACGTGTAACAAAAACCCAAAGAAGACTAAATGGTGGTATCATG ATGACACTTGTTGA
- the ube2wb gene encoding probable ubiquitin-conjugating enzyme E2 W-B isoform X2, whose protein sequence is MASMQKRLQKELLALQNDPPPGMTLNEKSVENTITQWVIDMEGASGTLYEGEKFQLLFKFSSRYPFDSPQVMFTGENIPVHPHIYSNGHICLSILTEDWSPALSVQSVCLSIISMLSSCKEKRRPPDNSFYVRTCNKNPKKTKWWYHDDTC, encoded by the exons ATGGCGTCCATGCAG AAACGGCTTCAGAAAGAACTGTTGGCTTTGCAGAACGATCCTCCTCCTGGAATGACTCTTAATGAGAAAAGTGTAGAGAATACCATAACACA GTGGGTCATTGATATGGAAGGAGCCTCTGGCACTCTGTACGAAGGAGAAAAATTCCAGTTGCTTTTCAAATTCAGTAGTCGCTATCCGTTTGACTCGCCTCAG gtAATGTTTACAGGAGAGAACATACCCGTCCATCCTCATATTTATAGCAACGGCCACATCTGCCTGTCCATTCTAACAGAGGACTGGTCACCAGCGCTGTCCGTCCAGTCAGTGTGTTTAAGCATTATCAGCATGCTGTCCAGCTGCAAGGAGAAg AGACGGCCTCCTGATAACTCCTTTTATGTAAGGACGTGTAACAAAAACCCAAAGAAGACTAAATGGTGGTATCATG ATGACACTTGTTGA